A part of Amycolatopsis lurida genomic DNA contains:
- a CDS encoding helix-turn-helix domain-containing protein, translating to MFKSAPKPPAQPRRVEESTAKSRELGAALRHARQASNLTQATISGSLGWGAPKISRIESGQREGSLLDTVTYLAKATTAPAEFDRLKKLAESPANGYDLQRHPENMPDLLPTFDYLHASAKTMTFYEPRRIPSLLQSEQYADVMMRQNRNPKDPLVKEALQARLSRQEVLKGVKGDFGATFYIDETALHDPTMRSVLDEQLLQLMITSSVPHCHVHIIPSDSFDEDIQTAFGLFEDFDDNSVLVVHTATAMLVLEEANDVAPYLRKLNELRETALDERTSIEKINSPVHL from the coding sequence GTGTTCAAATCGGCACCGAAGCCACCGGCACAACCCAGGCGCGTAGAGGAGTCCACGGCCAAGAGCCGAGAGCTCGGCGCCGCACTTCGGCACGCGCGGCAGGCTTCCAACCTGACTCAGGCCACTATAAGCGGCTCACTCGGCTGGGGAGCCCCGAAGATCTCTCGAATAGAGAGCGGGCAGCGCGAAGGGTCTCTTCTGGACACCGTCACGTACCTGGCGAAAGCCACGACGGCACCGGCCGAGTTCGATCGCCTGAAGAAGTTGGCCGAGTCACCGGCCAATGGGTACGACCTACAGCGTCATCCCGAGAACATGCCCGACTTGCTCCCCACCTTCGACTACCTGCACGCGAGCGCCAAGACCATGACGTTCTACGAACCGCGGCGAATCCCTTCCTTACTGCAGAGCGAGCAGTACGCGGACGTGATGATGCGGCAGAACCGAAACCCCAAGGACCCGCTCGTCAAGGAAGCCTTGCAGGCGCGGCTATCGCGCCAGGAAGTGCTCAAGGGCGTGAAGGGCGACTTCGGCGCCACCTTCTACATCGACGAAACAGCACTCCATGACCCGACCATGCGCAGCGTCCTGGATGAACAGCTCCTTCAGTTGATGATCACCTCGAGCGTCCCACACTGCCACGTGCACATCATTCCGTCCGACAGTTTCGACGAAGACATTCAGACGGCGTTCGGCCTCTTCGAGGACTTCGACGACAACTCCGTCCTCGTCGTTCACACCGCCACCGCGATGTTGGTACTTGAAGAGGCCAACGACGTGGCACCGTATCTACGAAAGCTGAACGAACTCCGCGAGACCGCTCTGGACGAAAGGACATCCATAGAAAAGATCAACTCGCCAGTGCACCTGTAA
- a CDS encoding helix-turn-helix domain-containing protein yields MADESVTAETAHARLAGEIKRLRSAADLSQAGLGERVGYTRNYVSMAERAGGNLPSQNLVEALDQALGAAGQLYALWRAAKEEQQVRRRLGRASVLTSSPPPLSTEGVEDAELSRQAVAEDARDAARVARMIASSGTTNEAVEQFDSEIRRIAAAYISRPLVDVFGEIRELRQEVFRLLDCNRIPNQLRDLYLHASRLGGLQAHVSLDLGDYRAADIHAQTAWLYAKLAGHQDMLGWIKALQSLIAYWDDRLEDAVERAREGALFRPRGTTGARLASLEARACAARGDEQGTLIALDVAESARADATTDEYSGVFTFPTAKQSVYAGTTLLTLKSSPALAKQAIGKSQFALDVYQVAAPADRSAGDIFAARLDLAGAHMVLGDLDATQSYLVPVLSAPEVRRTASIVKRARDIGDRLSSTKYLTTARAKGMRNEIREFCAPPPALPPGSGVVAK; encoded by the coding sequence ATGGCCGACGAGAGTGTCACCGCCGAGACGGCGCACGCCCGTCTCGCTGGGGAGATCAAGCGGCTCCGAAGTGCGGCCGACTTGAGTCAGGCCGGCTTGGGTGAGCGGGTGGGGTACACCCGGAACTACGTTTCCATGGCCGAGCGGGCCGGTGGGAATCTGCCATCACAGAACCTCGTCGAGGCACTCGATCAGGCACTGGGGGCCGCAGGACAGCTGTACGCGCTTTGGCGGGCAGCCAAGGAGGAACAGCAGGTTCGTCGTCGGCTGGGGCGAGCTTCCGTGCTGACCAGTTCACCGCCTCCGCTGTCGACCGAAGGGGTTGAAGATGCAGAGCTCAGCCGGCAGGCGGTCGCCGAGGACGCGCGCGATGCCGCGCGGGTCGCGCGCATGATCGCGTCTTCGGGGACGACGAACGAGGCCGTCGAACAGTTCGACTCGGAGATCCGCAGGATCGCCGCGGCTTACATCTCCCGGCCGCTGGTCGATGTGTTCGGCGAGATTCGGGAACTACGTCAAGAGGTCTTCCGGCTGCTCGATTGCAACCGGATCCCGAATCAGCTGCGTGACCTCTATCTGCACGCGAGCAGGCTCGGCGGCTTGCAGGCACACGTGTCGCTTGACCTTGGCGACTACCGTGCCGCCGACATCCATGCTCAGACCGCGTGGCTGTACGCCAAACTCGCCGGACATCAGGACATGCTCGGCTGGATCAAGGCGCTTCAAAGCCTGATCGCCTACTGGGACGACCGGCTCGAGGACGCTGTCGAACGAGCCCGCGAAGGTGCTTTGTTCCGGCCAAGGGGAACGACTGGGGCTCGCCTGGCGAGTCTCGAAGCGCGGGCCTGTGCGGCGCGCGGTGACGAACAAGGAACGCTGATCGCACTCGATGTCGCGGAGAGCGCTCGCGCCGACGCGACCACGGACGAGTACTCCGGCGTCTTCACCTTTCCCACGGCGAAGCAGTCGGTGTACGCCGGAACCACGCTGCTGACCTTGAAGAGCAGTCCGGCGCTGGCGAAACAGGCCATCGGAAAGTCGCAGTTCGCGCTCGACGTCTACCAGGTGGCGGCCCCTGCCGATCGTTCCGCGGGAGACATCTTCGCCGCCCGCCTCGATCTGGCTGGCGCACATATGGTCCTGGGCGATCTGGATGCCACGCAGTCGTACCTGGTTCCCGTTCTCTCCGCGCCTGAGGTGCGCCGGACGGCCAGCATCGTCAAGAGGGCCCGCGACATCGGAGATCGATTGAGTTCCACGAAGTACCTCACAACGGCTCGCGCCAAGGGGATGCGCAACGAGATCCGGGAGTTCTGCGCGCCGCCGCCCGCGCTTCCGCCGGGATCGGGGGTGGTCGCGAAGTGA
- a CDS encoding class I SAM-dependent methyltransferase: MDTTSRAKLAGSAYKDEADLAARQSLYSWQQPRYDLPGIVLGHLPASARSVLDLGCGNGKFLDRIRRERPQALAIGADISPGILAPSPPPTVAADAAALPFASGRFDVVLALHMLYHVAELPAALEEIRRALVPGGLVFVSTNAHSDKVELDDLWSAAAGDILGIANGPRRVALSERFALDDAPRLLEPYFEQVASVDLPGVITVREPEPVLAHLRSYRAWADEGGVPFEATIDRAQQLLVRHLERHGEFTISCLGGLIIARKPL; the protein is encoded by the coding sequence GTGGACACGACGAGCCGTGCCAAGCTCGCTGGAAGCGCGTACAAGGACGAGGCCGATCTGGCCGCACGGCAGTCGCTGTACAGCTGGCAGCAGCCGCGTTACGACCTGCCTGGCATCGTGCTCGGACATCTGCCGGCTTCGGCTAGGAGCGTGCTCGACCTGGGCTGCGGTAACGGGAAGTTCCTCGATCGCATCCGTCGCGAGCGTCCCCAAGCGCTCGCTATCGGTGCTGACATCTCGCCCGGAATCTTGGCGCCCTCGCCGCCGCCGACCGTGGCGGCTGACGCGGCGGCTCTGCCGTTCGCGTCCGGACGATTCGACGTCGTCCTGGCGCTGCACATGCTGTACCACGTGGCCGAGCTACCTGCGGCGCTCGAGGAGATTCGTCGTGCGCTCGTTCCTGGCGGCCTTGTCTTCGTCTCGACGAACGCACACAGCGACAAGGTCGAGCTGGACGACCTCTGGTCAGCGGCTGCCGGCGACATCCTCGGCATCGCCAACGGGCCGAGGCGGGTAGCCCTCAGCGAACGGTTCGCGCTTGACGACGCGCCTCGTCTCCTCGAGCCGTACTTCGAGCAGGTCGCCTCGGTCGATCTTCCCGGGGTGATCACCGTCCGCGAGCCCGAACCTGTGCTCGCACACCTCCGTTCGTATCGGGCTTGGGCTGACGAAGGCGGCGTGCCCTTCGAAGCGACGATCGATCGTGCGCAGCAGTTGCTCGTCCGGCACCTTGAGCGGCACGGCGAGTTCACGATCTCCTGCCTAGGTGGCCTCATCATCGCCCGAAAGCCCCTCTGA
- a CDS encoding MFS transporter: MAERRRAGFAVPLRNPEFRALWVAELLSIGGDQIARVALSLLVFTETSSAALTALTYALTFIPSVLGGFLLSGLADRYPRRAILVVTDVVRAVLAAAMALPGLPLPVLWACVAVLSAAAGPFKAAQSALMPQVLGREGFPAGLALRQFTGQVAQVVAFGSGGLVLTLIEPHLGMLVNAGTFVLSALIILKGVSLRSVSRAATEQEEQVHAPARTWVLLYALVLLVGVYVVPEGLAVPYGHALGISAFGIGLLLAADPLGSAIGAWLTTRFRLPATPLTALLFAVVAGVPLAACVFEPGVVASIVLWAVSGAVSTAFLIQVQTVVVDLVPDARRGGVMGRMSTCLHCSQGIAILGGGVAAQQFGPFRAVAAAGAVAIGVAAGISMLRVLTRSRQRAGSEHGSANEDARDHQSLLVIDEPSSQRTDCLDGPPAENTPTTASAGGPPGDASDSSMQVSTSDVASEAPGDTERIWNVTRWKLWSLRRRVVAFVLAVEIAAVVLTLLLDGFMQVSRSDLFRFGVLVVLGLLAAEVTRVVEQMRRRFSDTPHVNMSSVWTLAAALLVTPTLAAATAVILYGHMRWRSWRRVSGMCLYRVVFSASSVVVSCCSAIALARWLPAVQALENIDDGALLGLAVVVVCYWLVNSALVGGVIALSPGRRSVGALVGSWSENSLEFATLCVGVLVTLLMVWHPLALVFVMLPLYVLTRSVLVRQLEAAATTDRKTGLLNAETWKTLAENEVAKARRHHAPIGVLMIDVDKFKSVNDTYGHIVGDKVLREIAQAIVGNVRSYDIAARFGGEEFVVLLPNADTAASVGIADRVCEAIREMKFADELGDLRLSVSIGVAAYPEAGEALNDVLVAADNVLFAAKDAGRDRVRSLMPDPRRTASAKAD, from the coding sequence ATGGCGGAGCGCCGCCGTGCCGGCTTTGCCGTGCCATTGCGGAACCCGGAATTCCGGGCGCTTTGGGTCGCCGAGCTGTTGTCGATCGGCGGCGACCAGATTGCCCGGGTCGCGTTGTCGTTGCTGGTGTTCACGGAGACCTCGTCCGCGGCGTTGACCGCGTTGACCTACGCCTTGACCTTCATTCCATCCGTGCTCGGTGGCTTCCTGCTGTCCGGCCTCGCCGACCGCTATCCGCGGCGAGCGATCCTGGTCGTCACCGACGTCGTTCGCGCAGTTCTCGCCGCGGCGATGGCGTTGCCTGGGCTGCCGCTGCCTGTGCTGTGGGCGTGCGTCGCCGTGCTCAGCGCCGCGGCAGGCCCGTTCAAAGCGGCGCAGTCGGCGTTGATGCCGCAGGTTCTCGGCCGGGAGGGCTTCCCAGCCGGGCTCGCGCTGCGGCAGTTCACCGGTCAGGTCGCGCAGGTGGTCGCGTTCGGATCCGGCGGGCTCGTGCTGACGCTGATCGAGCCGCATCTCGGAATGCTGGTCAACGCGGGCACCTTCGTGCTGAGCGCGCTGATCATCCTCAAAGGTGTGTCGTTGAGATCGGTCAGCCGAGCCGCCACCGAACAAGAGGAGCAGGTACACGCGCCTGCCCGAACGTGGGTTCTGCTTTACGCCTTGGTTCTGCTGGTGGGCGTCTACGTCGTGCCCGAGGGCTTGGCGGTGCCGTACGGACACGCCCTGGGAATCTCCGCCTTCGGCATCGGCCTGCTGCTCGCTGCCGACCCGCTGGGGAGCGCCATCGGTGCCTGGCTCACGACGCGGTTTCGGTTACCCGCTACGCCGCTCACCGCGCTGCTCTTCGCGGTAGTAGCCGGCGTGCCTCTCGCCGCCTGCGTCTTCGAACCAGGAGTGGTCGCTTCGATCGTCCTTTGGGCCGTGTCCGGCGCCGTCTCGACAGCCTTCCTCATCCAGGTGCAGACCGTGGTCGTCGACCTGGTGCCGGATGCCCGTCGCGGCGGAGTGATGGGCCGGATGTCGACGTGCCTTCACTGTTCGCAGGGAATTGCGATCCTGGGCGGCGGGGTGGCCGCCCAGCAGTTCGGGCCCTTCAGGGCTGTTGCCGCAGCGGGTGCCGTCGCGATCGGCGTGGCGGCGGGAATCAGCATGCTGCGGGTCCTGACTCGCTCCCGGCAGCGAGCCGGGAGCGAGCATGGTTCAGCGAATGAGGACGCGCGAGATCACCAGTCCTTGTTGGTCATCGACGAACCCTCCTCCCAGCGAACGGACTGCCTGGACGGCCCGCCCGCTGAGAACACCCCGACGACGGCGTCCGCCGGAGGACCGCCTGGGGACGCAAGCGACTCAAGTATGCAGGTCAGCACCTCCGATGTGGCCAGCGAAGCCCCAGGTGATACGGAACGTATTTGGAATGTCACACGGTGGAAGCTCTGGTCGCTGCGCCGGCGGGTGGTCGCCTTCGTTCTGGCGGTCGAGATCGCTGCGGTCGTCCTCACGCTTCTGCTGGACGGGTTCATGCAGGTAAGCCGATCCGATCTCTTCCGTTTCGGCGTCCTCGTGGTGCTCGGTCTCCTCGCGGCGGAGGTGACCCGGGTTGTCGAGCAGATGCGGCGCCGGTTCTCCGATACGCCGCACGTCAACATGAGCTCGGTATGGACCCTCGCGGCGGCTTTGCTGGTCACGCCGACCTTGGCGGCGGCGACTGCGGTCATCCTCTATGGGCACATGCGGTGGCGCAGCTGGCGTCGTGTGTCCGGCATGTGCCTATACCGGGTGGTGTTCAGTGCGAGCTCGGTGGTCGTCTCCTGTTGTTCGGCGATCGCACTGGCGCGCTGGCTCCCTGCTGTCCAGGCACTCGAAAACATCGACGACGGTGCACTGCTCGGGCTCGCCGTGGTGGTCGTCTGCTACTGGCTGGTGAACTCGGCTTTGGTCGGCGGCGTGATCGCGTTGTCACCCGGCAGGCGCTCGGTCGGAGCGTTGGTCGGAAGCTGGAGCGAGAACAGCCTCGAGTTCGCGACCTTGTGTGTCGGTGTCTTGGTCACGTTGCTGATGGTCTGGCATCCGCTCGCGTTGGTCTTCGTCATGCTGCCGCTGTACGTGCTGACCCGCAGTGTTCTCGTTCGGCAGCTCGAAGCCGCGGCGACGACGGACAGAAAGACCGGCTTGCTCAACGCCGAGACCTGGAAGACGCTCGCGGAGAACGAGGTGGCCAAAGCTCGGCGTCACCATGCGCCGATTGGCGTGCTGATGATCGATGTCGACAAGTTCAAGTCGGTGAACGACACGTATGGGCACATCGTCGGAGACAAGGTCCTGCGCGAGATCGCGCAGGCGATCGTCGGAAACGTTCGTTCGTACGACATCGCCGCGCGATTCGGAGGAGAAGAGTTCGTCGTTCTCCTGCCGAACGCCGATACGGCGGCCTCGGTCGGTATCGCGGATCGCGTCTGCGAAGCGATCCGCGAGATGAAGTTTGCGGACGAATTGGGTGATTTGCGACTTAGTGTCTCAATTGGAGTGGCGGCCTATCCAGAAGCGGGCGAAGCCCTCAACGATGTGCTCGTGGCGGCGGACAACGTCCTGTTCGCGGCGAAGGACGCGGGCCGCGACAGGGTTCGTTCGCTGATGCCGGACCCTCGCCGTACGGCATCCGCCAAGGCGGACTAA
- a CDS encoding winged helix-turn-helix transcriptional regulator, with product MERWEIPYRHSVQTALDLLRGRWTVAVLAGLARGETPFKELLASINDVEKRTDRDRMLSNRVLSDTLQRAREDGLIERHAESGNFATVSYVLTPTGRSLLRAIRPLAEWAQGYQADRQADEVDRRGA from the coding sequence ATGGAGAGGTGGGAAATTCCGTACCGGCACAGCGTCCAGACCGCCTTGGATCTCTTGAGAGGCAGGTGGACCGTCGCCGTCTTGGCCGGGCTCGCCCGCGGCGAGACGCCGTTCAAGGAATTGCTGGCCTCGATCAACGACGTCGAGAAGCGCACCGACCGAGACCGCATGCTCTCGAACCGAGTGCTGAGCGACACCCTGCAGCGTGCTCGCGAGGACGGGCTCATCGAGCGGCACGCCGAATCGGGCAACTTCGCGACGGTCTCTTACGTACTCACCCCGACTGGCCGGTCGCTGCTCCGCGCCATCCGGCCGCTGGCCGAGTGGGCTCAGGGTTACCAAGCGGACCGCCAAGCTGACGAGGTCGACCGCCGAGGCGCTTAG
- a CDS encoding flagellar biosynthesis protein FlgA, with amino-acid sequence MGLVLAAPCATGTVFIYRNVDTTIAAVGVAAPVRYGQVVLDSSVREVQVRPDPGVTPVLWKDRSQLIGRKATTNLWPGSVLTAQVVGEELPPRPGEQLLGIAVKPAQLPATPLEPLKPVLLVPSGLGGTAVETWEPVHGTVIRVGERDQTGLRVVDVVVAEHQGPKLATKGSVGTVAIVLLPGS; translated from the coding sequence ATGGGCCTTGTGCTGGCGGCGCCGTGCGCGACTGGGACGGTGTTCATCTACCGGAACGTCGACACGACGATCGCCGCGGTCGGTGTCGCCGCTCCGGTCCGGTACGGGCAGGTCGTGCTCGACAGCTCCGTGCGCGAGGTCCAGGTACGACCCGATCCCGGCGTCACGCCGGTGCTGTGGAAGGACCGTTCGCAGCTCATCGGCCGGAAGGCCACCACGAATCTCTGGCCTGGGAGCGTCTTGACCGCGCAGGTGGTCGGAGAAGAGCTCCCTCCCAGACCTGGAGAGCAGCTGCTGGGTATCGCGGTCAAGCCGGCTCAGCTGCCGGCGACGCCGCTGGAACCGCTGAAGCCGGTCCTACTCGTTCCTTCGGGCTTGGGCGGCACAGCCGTCGAAACCTGGGAACCGGTGCACGGGACGGTGATCCGCGTAGGGGAGCGAGATCAGACCGGGCTCCGCGTTGTCGATGTCGTCGTGGCTGAGCACCAGGGCCCGAAGCTCGCGACCAAGGGATCCGTGGGCACGGTCGCGATCGTTCTGTTGCCGGGGAGTTGA
- a CDS encoding CpaF family protein, protein MVVEQDFAGADELVDRVQQALAKQVEEEMARYSEPEWQGVERALAGKLIDEVLSAAIKEWAGRGRPFLDPGKEWFVKQAVMAEMFGLGRLEPLLADEGVENIDIIGNEPAWLSYADGTVMRAPRIAPTDEALLRWLQRLAARHGRTERSINSTSPLLNMELPGGERLAATIEVSDRPHVSIRRHRLSKTGLADLRERGMISTAQLALFRAAVRAEKNIVVCGRQRAGKTTLLRALCWEIPPDERFATLETEFELGLHRHRDRFPAVVAFEERVGNSERSGSTVTDLSHLVWQSLRMHTTRTIVGEVRGREIIPMLDALSTGGSGSLSTLHARNAGDAINRMARLCLEGNSAWTPELAHETVAHAIDLIVHVELVTDGSSLDRYVAEIVSVEAGEYGRPARTYLFQRVAGRRSVPTGNLPTDIEDYERAGFDRNWLTCGNDGEWVHA, encoded by the coding sequence ATGGTGGTTGAGCAGGATTTTGCAGGGGCTGACGAGCTCGTCGATCGTGTCCAACAGGCACTCGCGAAGCAGGTCGAGGAAGAGATGGCACGCTACAGCGAGCCGGAATGGCAAGGTGTCGAGCGCGCGCTGGCCGGAAAGCTGATTGACGAGGTCCTCTCGGCCGCGATCAAGGAGTGGGCTGGCCGGGGCAGGCCGTTCCTTGACCCTGGCAAGGAGTGGTTCGTCAAACAGGCCGTGATGGCCGAGATGTTCGGCTTGGGACGGTTGGAACCGCTGCTGGCGGACGAAGGCGTCGAAAACATCGACATCATCGGCAACGAGCCCGCCTGGCTGTCCTATGCGGACGGCACCGTCATGCGCGCACCCCGGATCGCACCAACCGATGAAGCCTTACTTCGTTGGCTGCAACGCCTGGCCGCCCGCCACGGCCGGACCGAGCGCTCCATCAACAGCACGTCACCGCTGCTCAACATGGAACTACCGGGAGGGGAGCGCCTGGCCGCGACCATCGAAGTCAGCGACCGCCCGCACGTTTCCATCCGACGGCACCGCTTGTCCAAGACAGGGCTGGCAGACCTCCGCGAACGGGGGATGATCTCGACCGCGCAGCTCGCGCTCTTCCGCGCGGCGGTGCGCGCGGAGAAGAACATAGTCGTCTGTGGCAGGCAACGGGCGGGAAAGACGACGCTCCTGCGTGCCCTCTGCTGGGAGATTCCCCCGGACGAACGATTCGCGACGTTGGAGACCGAGTTCGAACTCGGCCTGCATCGGCATCGCGATCGCTTTCCTGCCGTGGTCGCGTTCGAGGAACGGGTCGGCAATTCGGAGCGGTCTGGCAGCACCGTCACGGACCTGTCGCACTTGGTTTGGCAGTCGCTTCGCATGCACACCACGCGTACGATCGTCGGAGAGGTCCGCGGACGCGAGATCATTCCGATGCTGGACGCGCTTTCGACGGGCGGGTCGGGCTCGCTCTCCACCCTGCATGCCCGCAACGCGGGGGATGCCATCAATCGGATGGCCCGCCTCTGCCTTGAGGGGAACTCGGCGTGGACCCCTGAGCTGGCGCACGAAACCGTTGCGCACGCGATCGATCTCATCGTGCACGTCGAGCTCGTCACCGACGGAAGCAGTCTCGATCGCTACGTGGCCGAGATCGTCTCCGTCGAGGCCGGTGAGTACGGGCGACCCGCGCGGACCTACCTCTTCCAACGTGTTGCCGGTCGTCGCTCGGTGCCTACCGGCAACCTGCCGACCGACATCGAGGACTACGAGCGCGCCGGATTCGACCGGAACTGGCTGACCTGCGGCAACGATGGGGAGTGGGTCCATGCCTGA
- a CDS encoding type II secretion system F family protein: MPELVLVLLGVGLVGGLALIVAGAFGVGRRRKLVFQPKALRRHRGLRWRGPLALSAGALVWLVSGWPIAGVAITIFIVFLPWLFSAGAIAKQRIERLEGMETWLRRLSDAMVAGNTGLVSAIQSSTREAPACLARELTTLAHRLRTWDVQEALLEFADDMDDQIGDAAVAGLCVAHRQGSGVAGLLRTLARQVAEDIVARRTAESERARRRSTARVLLGIWAAMFLGIALFGSSMYTSAYATPVGQVVLAVVLGLVGASAVWLRQLGLEPPAARFLSARVRRRT, translated from the coding sequence ATGCCTGAACTCGTCCTTGTTCTGCTCGGCGTCGGTCTCGTCGGCGGGCTGGCCCTCATCGTCGCCGGAGCGTTCGGTGTCGGTCGACGGCGAAAGCTCGTCTTCCAGCCGAAGGCACTTCGGCGGCATCGTGGCCTGCGCTGGCGAGGACCACTCGCGCTGTCAGCCGGCGCTCTGGTCTGGCTTGTCTCCGGCTGGCCGATCGCCGGAGTAGCCATCACGATCTTCATCGTCTTCCTACCGTGGCTCTTCTCAGCGGGAGCGATAGCCAAACAGCGGATCGAGCGACTGGAAGGCATGGAAACCTGGCTGCGACGACTCAGCGACGCCATGGTGGCGGGCAACACAGGGCTCGTCAGCGCCATACAGAGTTCCACCCGCGAAGCGCCTGCCTGTCTCGCCCGCGAGCTGACCACACTGGCGCACCGCCTGCGGACTTGGGATGTGCAGGAAGCCCTGCTCGAGTTCGCCGACGACATGGACGACCAGATCGGGGATGCCGCGGTGGCCGGCCTCTGCGTCGCGCACCGCCAAGGCTCAGGGGTCGCCGGCCTGCTGCGTACGCTCGCTCGCCAGGTTGCCGAGGACATCGTCGCTCGCCGGACCGCGGAATCCGAACGGGCCCGAAGGCGGTCTACCGCGCGGGTCTTGCTCGGCATCTGGGCGGCGATGTTCTTGGGGATCGCTCTCTTCGGTAGCTCGATGTACACCTCGGCCTACGCCACTCCAGTTGGGCAGGTTGTCCTGGCTGTGGTGCTCGGGTTGGTAGGTGCTTCCGCGGTATGGCTGCGCCAGTTGGGCCTCGAGCCGCCTGCCGCCCGATTCCTTTCCGCGCGGGTCCGGCGGCGGACATGA
- a CDS encoding pilus assembly protein TadG-related protein: protein MIRLGGERGSVSVWLVGLSLALIIAIGWAVDGSRKAQAHSEATSVAEEAARAAGQALRVQAVASGQVAEVNPQQAVAEAERYLAATGVAGSAAVQGNRIVVDTTITRTTIFLSIIGVSEFSVHGRGAADLVSDR, encoded by the coding sequence ATGATCCGCTTGGGTGGTGAACGTGGCTCCGTCTCGGTGTGGCTGGTCGGGCTGAGCCTGGCCCTGATCATCGCCATCGGGTGGGCGGTCGACGGCAGTCGCAAAGCCCAAGCCCATTCGGAGGCGACGTCGGTCGCCGAAGAAGCCGCGCGCGCCGCCGGGCAGGCACTCCGCGTGCAGGCTGTTGCCTCGGGCCAGGTCGCAGAAGTCAACCCGCAGCAAGCCGTCGCTGAAGCGGAGCGTTACCTCGCGGCGACGGGCGTTGCCGGAAGCGCTGCCGTGCAGGGTAACCGGATCGTCGTCGACACCACGATCACCAGAACCACGATCTTCCTTAGCATCATCGGAGTTTCGGAATTCTCCGTGCACGGCCGTGGCGCCGCCGATCTGGTTTCCGACAGATAG